A region of the Leptospira broomii serovar Hurstbridge str. 5399 genome:
ATACGCATTTCCGAATTATGAGTCTTGGGTTAATGCTTGTAAGGGAGAGATCCCGGACTTTCTGAAAAAGGAAATAGGACATTTATGAGAGAATCTTACGGAATGGAACTCCGAAGAAATCGGATTTCGCCAGCGATTAGGAATTTGACTTCTTCTGAATCCTTGAATGCAAAAAAAATGATTCAACCCTTATTCGTCGCGGAATCGCTAAAGGATCGGGAAAGCATGTCTTCCCTGCCCGGAGTTTTCCGGGATACGAAGGAGACCGTTTTAAAACAAATAGAGTCCGATTCGAAAGCAGGTGTAGAGCATTTCTTACTTTTTTTAGTTCCGGGCAATAAGTCGAACGATTCCATTCCGACGAAATTTTACGAAGAAGTCATAGGGGGAATTAAGCGGAACTTTCCGGAGACTTTTCTTTGGATCGATACTTGTCTTTGTTCGTTAACTACCCACGGGCATTGCGGATTATTGGATGCCAAGGGAAGAATCGATAACGCCAAATCGGTTCGTCGCCTTTCGGAGATCGCTCTTTGTTATGCGAATTCCGGAGCGGACGGAATTTCCCCCTCGGATATGATGGATGGTCGAGTCGCAAGCCATCGCAAAATTTTGGACGAGCACGGTTTCGAAACCTTACCGGTCATGAGTTACTCGACCAAATTTAAGAGTAATTTTTACGGTCCGTTTCGAGAGGCCGCGGAATCCGCACCGGGTCATGGGGACCGTTCTTCCTACCAAATCGATGTGCGTAATAAGGAGGATTCTCTCCTGTCCTCGTTGAGAGACGCTAAAGAAGGAGCGGATTTGCTTATGGTAAAACCGGGTCTGACCGCAATTGATTTAATTCAACCGATACGCAACGCAACCGGGTTGCCTGTAGGGGCATACCAGGTAAGTGGTGAATATGCGTCATTATCCCTTCTGGCGGAAAACGGGTTTTGCAAATTCGAAGATGTTCTGAAGGAGACCTGGCAAGTGTTCGGTCGGGCCGGGGCTTCGTATTTGATTACGTACGCCGCAAGACGCGGAAAGGAGATCTTTTCTTGAAATCATACGGTAGTTCCTCGGAACTTTTTGATCGTGCTAAAAAGGTCGCTCCGGGGGGAGTTCATTCTCCTGTAAGGTCCTTCCGATCCGTGGGCGGAACGCCGGTATTTTTTCAAGCCGCAAAAGGCGCCTCATTAACGGATGTGGCAGGAAAGCAATACATCGATTATTGTTTAAGCTTCGGCCCTTTGCTTTTGGGTCATCGGGATCCTGAAGTGGAAGAAGTCGTCCTGGAGACCGCCTCGCTCGCATGGAGTTTTGGCGCTGCCGAGCCTTATTCATTGGAACTTGCCGAATGGATCGTCGCGCGAATCCCTTGGGTGGAGAAAATCCGTTTTGTGAATAGCGGCACTGAGGCCGTCATGAGCGCATTGCGAGTGGCCCGTGCCGCGACCGGTCGAAATAAAATATTGAAGTTTGACGGGTGTTATCACGGGCATTTAGACGCCCTTTTGGTAAAAGCCGGCTCCGGTTTGGCCGGGGAGTCATCTTCGGATAGCGCCGGGATCGGTTCGGAACTTATACGAAACACGTTAGTCCTTCCTTTGGACGACGAGAAAGCTGTGGAGAATCTATTCGAGACGGAAGGGAAGAATATTGCCGCTCTTGTGATAGAGCCTTTGCCCGCAAATTACGGATTATTGATACAGCGAAAGGAATTCCTGCAAAAAATCGCGGAAGTCGCTCGAAAATACGGAACTTTGATTTTGTTCGACGAAGTAATCAGCGGATTTCGCGTCGGTCTTACCGGGATGAGCGGCGAATTGGGAATTCGCCCGGATTTAGTGACTTATGGCAAAATCATCGGCGGAGGGTTCCCGGTCGGCGCTTACGCGGGACGCGCAGAACTTATGGATTTAGTCGCTCCTCAGGGGCCCGTTTATCAAGCCGGTACATTAAGCGCGAGTCCATTCGGCATGAGAGCCGGATTGTCGACCCTTATAAAATGCGAACGGGAAAACGTGTATTCGATCTTAGAAGAAAGAACAAGGCAATTATCCGAGGGGCTACTTTCAATTTTTAGAAAGTACGATCCTGGAACTGACTGGGCGGCAGAAACTCACGCATCCTTATTTTGGTTCCATAAAAAGACGTCCTCCTCCGTTCGAACCGTCGATGCGATCCCTGCGGGCCATAAGGAATCTTTTGCGAAAGTATTTCACTTATTATTGGAGAATGGAATCTATCTGGCTCCTTCCGGTTACGAAGTTGGGTTTACGAGCTTTGCACACACTACGGAAGTAATCGCGAAAACCTTGGAGTTGGCCGAAGAAGCCTTCAGAAAGAATCGATCGTAAACCTTATGCACTCCTTTAAATACAAGAAAATTCTCCTTCCGCTCGCATGGATAGCGATTACGGTTTCGCTGGGAAGTTGGTGGCTTTTTTTGGGGCTGCGTCAAAATCGCATGGCTATGGAATTAGCGTCTAGAATCGGCGGTGTCGCGGAGCAGGAGGTTCTGGATAAGTTAGAAAGACAAAGTCTTATGATTAAGATGGAAGGAACGTTCTTCCTCTTAATGCTCGTTGCAGGCGGGATCACTTTGGTTTGGCTGACGTTCCGAGAATATAAACGTAATAAACTCATTCAGGATTTCTTTTCCACCGTCACTCATGAAATGAAAACTCCGCTGGCGAGTTTGAGATTGCAAGTGGAAAGTCTGCTGGAGGAAAGTCCTAATCCTTCGACAGATAAACTTCTGCATAGGCTTCTCAAAGATTCCGTACGGATCGAATCCCAAATGACGAAAGCTCTCTATCTCGCCAGCCTGATGCGCTCCGAGGGATTGTACTTGGAAGATACTAATCTTCCGGATCTAGAGGAAAGTTTTAAGGACGACTGGTCGGAATTAACTTTGATAACCGACTGGACCTGTGCAAGAGTCAAGGCTGACCGCAAAGCTTTAGAAAGCGTTTTCAGAAATCTTTTAGAAAATTCGGTTCAGCACGGCAAAGCGACGAAAGTTAAAATATCTACGGAGCAGGTTCCAGGCGGAAGAGTTAAGTTTGAGTTCCAAGATAATGGGATCGGTTTTCGCGGCGATCTTCGCACATTGGGCAGACCGTTTATTCGACATACTTCTACAAGCGGTACCGGTATCGGCCTATATATCGTTAAGAATCTTATCAAGAAAATGGGCGGCAATTTCGTTTTACGTGCCTCCGAATCCGGAGGATTTAAGGCGGAATGGACCCTTTCCGCCTCCGGAAAAGGGACTAAATCGACATGAAGGCAAAACTTTTACTGGTGGAAGATGATCGGTCCCTGGGAGAAACCCTAAAAGAGCGGTTGGAGAAGGAAGGATACGAAATGATTTGGACCGTATCCGCGCAATCCGCAAGAGCCTTGGCTCTGGAATCTAAACCGGATTTGATTCTTCTGGACGTAAGATTGCCGGACGGAGACGGATTCGAATTGGCAGCGGAATTGCGAACTCGCAAAGATTGTCCCCCCTTTCTTTTTTTAACCGCACATTCGGGCGCACCGGAGAGATTACGAGGATTCGAACTCGGAGCGGAGGAATTTATTCCTAAGCCCTTCCACTTAAAGGAACTTTTGATTCGAGTAAGACACGTATTAGAATCTCATAAACATTCGTTTAAGAAAACTAAATATGCTTATGAAGGATTTACGTTGGATTTTTCGGGGTATTCCATCCATACGCCTTCGGGAGAAGAGATACATCTTTCTAAGAGGGATTGCGCCTTGCTGAATATGTTGGTGGAAGAGCGACAAAGAACGGTAAGCCGAGACGAAATCTTGGACCGTCTTTGGGGAGAGGAAAAATTCCCCACAAATAGAACGATAGATAATTCCATTGTACGTCTTCGGCAAGCGTTCGGAGACAAAGGCGAAGACGCGATTCGATCCGTGAGAGGGGTCGGTTACCAATGGACCGGAGATTTACAGGATGCCTAATCAGAAATTTACGAACGCCTTGCAATGCAAGGCTCAATCGATTCCTCCGATCTGGATGATGCGCCAAGCGGGTCGATATCATTCTCATTACCAAAATTTACGGAAAAAACATACATTCGAGGAACTATGTAAAATTCCCGAACTGGCTGCGGAAGTCGCGTACGGCCCTGTAAACGATTTCGGATTCGATACTGCAATTCTGTTTTCTGATATTCTATTTCCCCTAGAAGCGCTCGGGATGGGTCTAAAGTTTGGAGACGACGGACCCAAACTCGGCTGGCAATTGGCCGAGTATAGCGATTTGGGAAGAATGCATTCTTTGGAGCATGCCGTCGATTTTATGAGTTTCCAGAAGAACGCGGTGGCCTTGACGCGTAAAAGGATTCCCGAAGATCGATCCTTGATCGGGTTTATCGGAGGCCCGTGGACCTTATTTTGTTACGCGACATTAGGAAAACATGATGGAAATCTGATTTTGCCGAAAGTTTCACCAGTATTAAGGGAAGGGTTTTATAAAAAACTTTTACCTTTATTGCGTGAGAACATTCGACTTCAATTGGAAGGCGGCGCCGAGATCGTCATGATTTTCGATACTGCAGGCGGAGACGCTTCTCCCGGTTTCTTTATGGATGCGATATTTCCCCCGCTGCGGGAGCTGGTGGAAGCGTTTCCGGAAAAGATAGGCTATTATGCGAAAGGAATCCCCTCTCAAAGTTTGGAATCGATCCGGTCCCTAGTCGGACTTGCGGGTTTCGGAGTGGATCACCGAGTAGAACTTACGGAACTCTTCGGAAAACGAAAGCAGTTTATCCAAGGGAATTTCGATCAGGCCATGCTTTTTTTGGAGCCTGACGAATTCCGAAGTTATTTAATGAAATGGTTGGATCCTTTTTTAAGACTGACACCCGATCAACGGTCCGGTTGGGTCTGCGGATTAGGGCACGGAGTTCTTCCTAAAACTCCCGAAGCGAATGTGCGCAATTTTGTAAAAACTGTGAGGGATGTATTTGCATGAAATCACAAATAAATCTGATAGAAAAATATGATGTTCCCGCTCCGCGTTATACTAGTTATCCTACTGTTCCTTATTGGGAGGATAATCCGACACGTTCGGAATGGCTGAATGCGGTTCGAAACAGAATTCTTCCTGAAGATTCTTCGGTTGCTTTGTATTTGCACATTCCTTTTTGTGAAACGCTTTGTTCTTTTTGCGGATGCAATACTTCGATTACCAAAAATCATACGGTGGAAGAACCGTATATCGAAACTCTGTTGGAAGAGTTTGCGAACTACGTTAAGTCTATCCCGGAATTACCTAAACGCGAATTGAGAGAATTGCATCTAGGAGGAGGCTCTCCCACTTACCTCTCCGAATCCAATTTAAAAGCTCTACTGACTCCGATTCTTAGCTCCTGGAAAACTGCGGAAAGGCCCGAGTTTTCGTTGGAAGTGGATCCTAGAAGAACCAGGTTGACCCAGCTAGAAGTTTTAAAGGATTTCGGGTTTACGAGAATCAGTTTAGGGGTTCAGGATTTCGATGCCGAAGTGCAGAGACTAGTAAATCGAATTCAGCCCTATGAACTTACTGCCGGTATTACGGAGGGTGCCAGGAAATTAGGCTACACTTCAGTAAATTTCGACCTTATATACGGCCTGCCTAGACAAACTAAAGAGAGTATACGGGATACTATATTAAAAACGTTGCAATTACGTCCGGATAGGATCGCGTTTTATAGTTATGCCCACGTCCCTTGGATTAAGGCCGCTCAGAGATTGTTTACCGAGGATGATCTTCCGAAAGGATCGGAAAAAAGGGAGCTATATGAAATCGGGCGAGAAATGTTCCTAAACGCAGGTTACAAAGAGATCGGCATGGATCATTTTGCTCTGGAAACCGATTCACTTTATACGGCTTCTTTGGACGGAACTCTTCATCGTAATTTTATGGGGTACACCACTCGCTCTACGGATCTACTCTTAGGTATGGGAGTTTCGGCTATTTCGGATAGTTGGGATTGCTTTTATCAGAATGAAAAAATTCTGAAGAAATATCAGAGAAGAATTCAGGAAGACGGCCATGCTTTGCTTAGAGGACATAAACTTACCGGCGAGGATTTACGTCAGCGCGAATTGCTTCTAAGGCTTTCCACTACGGGTAGAGTGGACGTTCCCGCTGAGATTTTCGAGGAAGTCAGGCTCTATTTAGCCTCCATGGAGGACGATACTTTAATTAGGTGGGACGGCCATACCCTTGTTCTTACGGACCTCGGTAAGCCATTTCTTCGAAACGCCTGTACAGGTCTGGACCTACGATTGAGAAGAAAAAGTCCCGAAAGTAAGGTTTTCTCGCAATCTATTTGAACAAACGAAACGACTCGATTGTTTGATAAAATGGTGTGAAAGCGACAAAATGAACGTTTTGGAAATAAATTACTTCTCGTCTAATATTATCGGGGGAACTTCTCATTTTTTAGGATTTAGTACTAAGAATTGTTAAAGTTATAGAATGGTTTCATCAGCGTTTCGATCGATTATAATGGTTCTCATCCTGTTTTTATTACCGGCGGCGATATTTCCGGTAACCATTCTATTGCGCGAAGGTGGCAAAGTAAAAGGCGATCTAGTCACGCAGAATCAATCATCGATAGTGATCCAGACCGAATCAGGCAAACGAGCAATCAATAAAAAGTTAGTCTTAAAAGTCTTGTATAAGGACGTCAGCGACGACGAAGAAGAGAAAATTCGCTCTGCCGAAGAGAAGAAGATCGCCAATACCAAGCGAGAAGTCGTCGAAAAAGAGCAGGCACGGCAATTGCAACTGCAACAGGATGAAGCCGATCGACTTCGAAGAGAGGAAGAGCAGCGCAAAGTCGTTCCAATAGTCCCTAAGCAGGACGCGATAGAGCCTGGAAAAGCGTTGTTTCGTTCCGCAATATTACCCGGGTGGGGACAGTTTTATAGCGATCGAAAAGTTTTCGGAGTACTGTGGCCGACTCTGATAGCAGCTGCGGGCTTTGCTTCTTATGATAAATATAGGGTCTACCGTAATGCGGTTCGAGATTACGGGACATTAGGAAATCCTTATTCACAAACTGCGATCATAGGAACTGCTCTAGGTATTAATGCGGTATACACGCCTCCGACATCTTCGGACCCGTTGACTCAATACATTCTGGATAAGAACTACAATTTAATCCGCCAAAAAAGGGCGGAGGCCGATCGGGATTTTCAGCATTATCAAGAAGCTCTATACGCTTTGGGCGCTATTTATTTACTTAATTTAGTCGATGCTTATTTCTTTGCCAACTTTGGTAGGAATTTAGTGAAAGTTTCCGACGGCACAAATTCCGGTCTCGTCTTATCGGTGTTACCTTCGAATGTCGGCCAAGCGAATTTAAGCTCCACCGGATCTTCCTCAGCTTCTTTTTTGGAAACCAAATATTCGTTCGGTTATAGATTCAGTTTTTAAACAAGAAAACTTGATTTTTCTTATCCTCGAATAAACTACCTTTCAACTTTTCATTTAGGGTATTTTATTGCCAGAACGATCGGGGGTTCTACGATGTAACCGTGGCAAAACCCATTCCAGATCGAGTTATTATTGGTGCCGGATTTACGGGCCTCGTCCATGCATTTCTCGCAATCGAGAAAGGAGAATCCGTCTTAGTTTTAGAAAAAAGGGACGGGACCGGAGGATTAATACGTTCGGTTCGTACCGAGTACGGAATCGTGGAAACAGCCGCAAACGGAATTCTAAATTGTTGGGAATTGGAGAGGCTTGCTTCTCGACTGGGCTTAGACGTTTTACTTCCGGATTCTGCGTCTCGAAGAAGATATATATTCTCCGATGGAAAGCCGAGACGATTACCGCTGAAGTTGGGAGAAATTATTAGATTAGTTTACGGTGCAGTCTCGAAACCGTCCAAGCCGGAACCGGGAGAGTCCGTACTCCGTTGGGGAAAGCGGATTTTAGGAGAAGGTACGGTATCCAAAATCGTCGAACCGGCGTTAGGTGGAATTTACGCCGGAGATTTGGATCTGATGTCCGCCGAATTTGTTTTCGGTAAGTTTTTGCCGGAAGATCAAACTCTCTGGAAAAATTTAAGAGCATATTCAAAATCCTTAAAGAATAGACCGAGGCTTTCGCCTGCGCGACGAGGCACGGTAAGCTTTAGGGGCGGAATCGGTACTTTAGTCCGTGCGTTGGAAGCGAGAGTGACTCAAGACGGAAAGATTCTGTATGATGAAGATATATCCAGCTTACGTGAACTTAAAAAAAGATTCCCGGGGGCCAAGATTACGATTGCTACTGGTCTCGCATCGAGTTTGAGAATTTTAAAGAGCGAATTCCCTGAACTAAAAACATATCAAGGAGTGCTGGAGTTATTGCCGATCGTAAGCGTTACTAGATTCGGTAAGGATTCCGTTCTGAAGGGGAAGAAAGGATTTGGAATACTTTTTCCTAAAGATCATAAATCTTTTTCTTCTGAATTGGGCTTGCGAGTCAGGGGAATTTTATTCAACGATTTTATCTGGCCTACTCGGGCGGAAAAAGGAATTCACTCCGAAACCTACATCTACGGCGGAGCCGGAGATCGGGAAATCGCAACTAAATCGGAGGATGAAATCATTAATATCGTCGAGGATGATAGAAAAAAATTGATTCCCGACGGTCTCGATCCGATCAATCATTATGTTACTGTGTGGAAGGAAGCGTTGCCGGTATATGGTCCGCAACTTTACGCGTTTAATAAGGATTTGGATAGGATTCTTCCTCCGGATATCAAAGTCGAAGGGAACTTTAGACAAGGTATCGGTTTAAAGTCCATTTTGGAAAGGGCTTTTGCAGGTAATTAGATGTCTCATAAAAGAGGTTGGCGATGAAATACGAAGACTTAGAAAAATTAAACGGTCTGAAAGAAAAAGGTGCGATTTCTCAAGAAGAATATGAGGCAGAGAAAAAGAAGATTTTAGAGACTCCTTATTCGAATCAGAATGATCGCTTGGGAATGACAGTGAATCAATATTGCATGCTACTGCATTTGTCTTTATACTCCGTATTCGTATTTCCGGTCGTCGGTATGTTGGTGCCGTTAGTTCTCTGGTTGATCGAAAAAGATTCGGACCCGGAGGTCGATGCCCACGGAAAGATCGTCGTTAACTGGCTTATCAGCTCGCTGATATATGGAGTAATTTTTGGAGTTCTATGTATCGTTCTGATAGGAATTCCATTTATTCTTATATTGGGCGTATGCTATGCTTTGTTCCCGATTATCGGGGCGGTGAAAGCGAATAGCGGTATCAAATGGGAATACCCTTTAAGTCTGCATTTTTTAAAAAAAGAACAATCTCAATAGGAAAGAATATTCTCGATTGCGAATCAACGTGCTAAGCAAACGGTCGCTTGGCGCTTAGGATCGAACCCGCCGCAAGATTTGCATAGACAGGCGCCCTGCCCTCCCCTCTCTACTGCGATTTTTGCCTCGAAAACGAATTTACTTAATGCTTCTAAAAAGGCGGGGTAAGTTCCGGGGGCGGGAATTCGGTAATATTCCATCACGCCCCGGGCAAGGGCATGGTCCCTTATTTGTACTCCGATTTCCTCCAGAGTTTCTAAATGATCGCTGACAAAACTAATCGGGTAGATAGCAATTCTCTTAACATTTTTTGCGGCGAGTTCAGCAATTTTGTCTAGGGTATTAGGACTCGTCCATTTTGCCGGCCCGACTCTGCTTTGAAACGAAAGATGAATCTTACCGTGAAACCCGTCAGCCCGTAATAGAGATTCTAAATCCGAAACGTTTTGCTCAATTTCTCGAACGTATACGTCTCCTTTTTGAATTAATTTAACGGGAATTCCGTGAGCGCTGAAAACAAGATCTATTTCTTGCCAATTTTGTACACCGCCGCTTTGCAAGTGAAGAAACGTCTCGGGCTTCAAATTTCCTTTGAAATAATCTAGGATCAGATTCTTTACCGATTCTAGATATTCAGGGCGAGTGGAGAACGGAGGCACCCAACCCGGGTGACCGGATGGACAAAATCCTAATTTTTTCTTTAACAACATCGCGGTTGAAAGGACGGTCGATCGCGAATACTGCGGATATAAAGGTAAAATAATAACACCTTTTCTTGGGTCGGTCCAATCTTCTCCTAGATCCCTCAGGTCCGGGAAGCCGCAACTCATCGCTATCCGGACTTCCCATTTTTCTCCGGATTCTTCCAGAAGCTTACGCAATTCGTTTGCTTGGTTTTCCGTTTCGGATACTAGAGGGGATCCTCCTCCGAAACCCATCGAGGCGTATGTCTCTGCGACTGTTTTGGCTCTAGAGACTGCGATTTTCTTGGCTATCCATTTTCTTAAAAACTCCGGAAGGGAGAGATCGAAAACGAACGGGTCTTCGAAAAGGTCCAATAAAAATTTCGGGATTTCCGCGGCGCTTCTAGGTCCGCCTAAATTTAAAAGAAGGAGTCTGTTTTTCAAGTGGCCTCCGATAGCGCTATTTTGTTGCGATCCATTCCAAGTAGTTCGTTACAGAGAATTCTATATTATACTGTTTCGTATTCAGATAATTTCTATAATGACCTGCCGCATTTGATAAAATATCATTCGAGCTGATTCCACCCCTGGTTTGGAAGCTTCCCGATCCGTACAGCCTATTTTCGGTCAATCGTAGAAAGAATAGCCAAGAATCTACGATCACCCCTCCCCCGATATTCGCCTCTATCCCGTAGCCTGCTGCGTCTCCAATGAAATTCAAACTTCGTTGATAATGATAATCTCTGAAATGAGAATACCATGTGCTTCCCAAGAACGCTCCTTCAAACATCCATTTTCCGTCGGAGTATCTATATCCGATTCCTATCGGGAGTTCCCAAGTAGTGTTGGTGAAACTTAGCCCCATCCCGATAGGTCCGTAAAAGATAGGATCGGACGCGATCCATTGATTTACATCGTAAAGATAATATTTAAAATAAGTGTAATGAATTCCCCCCGTCACAAAAAAACCTTGGCCATTTTTGCGCGCGTCAGGATCGCTGGAGCCTAAATATCTTCGGACGGATAGGCTCAGGCGATCTTGTTTCATTTTTAGTTTTCCCCGCCCGTCGGCAAAGTTTTTAGAGCCGCTGAACGTATACGGAGTGTCGTAAAAACTCCATTCCCGAAATCCAAACTTAGCCCCCCTCTCGATAGAAAAATCCGCCAGAGCAAAATCCTCATCCTTGCCCTGCCCCACCCTCTGGTACCGGCCGTTACTTCTGTATCCGAAGCTGATTTCCCATTTCTGCCACCAATGCCTGAGCTCGATTCCTCCGTATGCGAAATTTCGATTATAGGAAATTCTGGATCCCGCCTTTGCTCCGGAAAGATTCGGATATTTTGTTCCTGATTCGAAGATATGCTCTCCTCCGTTTTCCCCCATTAGTAAAGTCGCGGAAGACCTTGCCCAAAATGTTTCCCAAAATCCGACTTTCCGTGAAATGGCCTGTTCTTTTTGTGAAGGCGCTCCGACCTCAGAGTTTTCCGTTGATTGGATTGAGCCTTTTTTTTCGATTTTCTGTGAGTATATAGCCGATTGCGGGAACAGTAACAGCGAGAGGAGTAAGAGTCCGGCTGTCGAAAAATGTCGTTTTTTCATTTTGTGTCCGAATCCGGGAGGGTGAAACGATTTCACCCCGGTACGAACCCGGGAAATGGAAATACTAGGATCCTCCCCTCCCCGCCCTCGAGCAATCTCGTTTTTTCGGGCTTAAGCTAATAATGAGACATAGGTTTGGTTGACAAAACAAGTCGAAAGGGGGAACAAGAAGCAAAGGTCTCGATTGAAATGAAAGCGAGGTTGTTAGAAGTTCATGAAATTCTTTCGGAATACGCGATAAGCTCCGGAGAAGAGTTTCAAAAAAAGGCGGAAGCTTGGGGAATCCCCGTTCAGGGAAAAGGAAAATACAAGGAAGAAGTGTTGGATAAATACTTTCGCAAGAAAAAGACAAAAGGGTTTGAATCGGTGGTGATTGCCGTTTCAAACCAGAAAGGCGGAGAGGGTAAAACTACAGTATCTATATGCCTAGCGGAAGCATTGGCAAAGTCCGGTCGTCCTGTGCTTTTGATAGATTGGGATGCCCAGGCAAATATAACTCAGTTATACGTCGGCCAGGTTGAAAAGTCAGTATATCATACCTTGGGTTATCGGGGGGACGCAACCCTGTCGATGTCGGAGATTATCGTCAGTCTCGCTCCGAATTTGGATTTAGTTCCATCCTCCATTCACCTTGCAAATTTCACAACGCCCTACGAAAGGGACGACTTCGAACTGCTCAAGGACGCGCTTTTACCAATTCGATCCTCCTATGAATATATTATAATAGATTGCCCGCCGTCTCTGGGATTGATTTTGGAAAATGCTTTGATAGCGTCCGATCTGGTACTGGTTCCGATTCAAACTCGTGCTTTTAGCGTGCAAGGCCTAAAAGATCTGCACGGTACGATCGAAAAAATTCGCAAAAAGGCAAATCCGGATCTTGGATTACTAGGGGCCGTATTGAATCAGTACGAAGATTCGCGGGCCTTATCGGGATTAGCTGATGCTATTCGTAAATATTTTCCCGTCTTCGATTCGGTAGTTTACCGTCGAGAAGCAATTCCGCAATCGCAAGCCAAGAGGAAACTGCTTTCGGAATATGACCCCAAGGCGATGCAGATGTTTTCGGCTCTAGCCGAAGAGGTGGTAAGGAGGGCAAATGGCAAAGAGAGCTGAATTTGCAGGAATGGATCTTTTGACGGCTTTTGGCGGGGAAGATTCCTCTCGAAAGGAAATCACGATTCAAGATATTCTTCCTAACCCCGAGCAGCCGAGGGTTTTCGGAAAAGAAGAGGTGGGCGATTTGACCGAATCGATGCGAAGACTTGGATTGATCGAGCCGATTGTAGTTAGAAAGGTCGGGAAGAAGTTTCAAATCGTAGCGGGAGAAAGGCGCTATCAGGCGGCCAAAATCTTGGGATGGAAATCCATTGCTGCGGTGGAAACGGATGCTTCGG
Encoded here:
- a CDS encoding uroporphyrinogen decarboxylase family protein → MPNQKFTNALQCKAQSIPPIWMMRQAGRYHSHYQNLRKKHTFEELCKIPELAAEVAYGPVNDFGFDTAILFSDILFPLEALGMGLKFGDDGPKLGWQLAEYSDLGRMHSLEHAVDFMSFQKNAVALTRKRIPEDRSLIGFIGGPWTLFCYATLGKHDGNLILPKVSPVLREGFYKKLLPLLRENIRLQLEGGAEIVMIFDTAGGDASPGFFMDAIFPPLRELVEAFPEKIGYYAKGIPSQSLESIRSLVGLAGFGVDHRVELTELFGKRKQFIQGNFDQAMLFLEPDEFRSYLMKWLDPFLRLTPDQRSGWVCGLGHGVLPKTPEANVRNFVKTVRDVFA
- a CDS encoding sensor histidine kinase; this translates as MHSFKYKKILLPLAWIAITVSLGSWWLFLGLRQNRMAMELASRIGGVAEQEVLDKLERQSLMIKMEGTFFLLMLVAGGITLVWLTFREYKRNKLIQDFFSTVTHEMKTPLASLRLQVESLLEESPNPSTDKLLHRLLKDSVRIESQMTKALYLASLMRSEGLYLEDTNLPDLEESFKDDWSELTLITDWTCARVKADRKALESVFRNLLENSVQHGKATKVKISTEQVPGGRVKFEFQDNGIGFRGDLRTLGRPFIRHTSTSGTGIGLYIVKNLIKKMGGNFVLRASESGGFKAEWTLSASGKGTKST
- the hemL gene encoding glutamate-1-semialdehyde 2,1-aminomutase produces the protein MKSYGSSSELFDRAKKVAPGGVHSPVRSFRSVGGTPVFFQAAKGASLTDVAGKQYIDYCLSFGPLLLGHRDPEVEEVVLETASLAWSFGAAEPYSLELAEWIVARIPWVEKIRFVNSGTEAVMSALRVARAATGRNKILKFDGCYHGHLDALLVKAGSGLAGESSSDSAGIGSELIRNTLVLPLDDEKAVENLFETEGKNIAALVIEPLPANYGLLIQRKEFLQKIAEVARKYGTLILFDEVISGFRVGLTGMSGELGIRPDLVTYGKIIGGGFPVGAYAGRAELMDLVAPQGPVYQAGTLSASPFGMRAGLSTLIKCERENVYSILEERTRQLSEGLLSIFRKYDPGTDWAAETHASLFWFHKKTSSSVRTVDAIPAGHKESFAKVFHLLLENGIYLAPSGYEVGFTSFAHTTEVIAKTLELAEEAFRKNRS
- a CDS encoding response regulator transcription factor, which translates into the protein MKAKLLLVEDDRSLGETLKERLEKEGYEMIWTVSAQSARALALESKPDLILLDVRLPDGDGFELAAELRTRKDCPPFLFLTAHSGAPERLRGFELGAEEFIPKPFHLKELLIRVRHVLESHKHSFKKTKYAYEGFTLDFSGYSIHTPSGEEIHLSKRDCALLNMLVEERQRTVSRDEILDRLWGEEKFPTNRTIDNSIVRLRQAFGDKGEDAIRSVRGVGYQWTGDLQDA
- a CDS encoding LA_0442/LA_0875 N-terminal domain-containing protein, whose translation is MVLILFLLPAAIFPVTILLREGGKVKGDLVTQNQSSIVIQTESGKRAINKKLVLKVLYKDVSDDEEEKIRSAEEKKIANTKREVVEKEQARQLQLQQDEADRLRREEEQRKVVPIVPKQDAIEPGKALFRSAILPGWGQFYSDRKVFGVLWPTLIAAAGFASYDKYRVYRNAVRDYGTLGNPYSQTAIIGTALGINAVYTPPTSSDPLTQYILDKNYNLIRQKRAEADRDFQHYQEALYALGAIYLLNLVDAYFFANFGRNLVKVSDGTNSGLVLSVLPSNVGQANLSSTGSSSASFLETKYSFGYRFSF
- the hemB gene encoding porphobilinogen synthase — its product is MELRRNRISPAIRNLTSSESLNAKKMIQPLFVAESLKDRESMSSLPGVFRDTKETVLKQIESDSKAGVEHFLLFLVPGNKSNDSIPTKFYEEVIGGIKRNFPETFLWIDTCLCSLTTHGHCGLLDAKGRIDNAKSVRRLSEIALCYANSGADGISPSDMMDGRVASHRKILDEHGFETLPVMSYSTKFKSNFYGPFREAAESAPGHGDRSSYQIDVRNKEDSLLSSLRDAKEGADLLMVKPGLTAIDLIQPIRNATGLPVGAYQVSGEYASLSLLAENGFCKFEDVLKETWQVFGRAGASYLITYAARRGKEIFS
- the hemN gene encoding oxygen-independent coproporphyrinogen III oxidase, with protein sequence MKSQINLIEKYDVPAPRYTSYPTVPYWEDNPTRSEWLNAVRNRILPEDSSVALYLHIPFCETLCSFCGCNTSITKNHTVEEPYIETLLEEFANYVKSIPELPKRELRELHLGGGSPTYLSESNLKALLTPILSSWKTAERPEFSLEVDPRRTRLTQLEVLKDFGFTRISLGVQDFDAEVQRLVNRIQPYELTAGITEGARKLGYTSVNFDLIYGLPRQTKESIRDTILKTLQLRPDRIAFYSYAHVPWIKAAQRLFTEDDLPKGSEKRELYEIGREMFLNAGYKEIGMDHFALETDSLYTASLDGTLHRNFMGYTTRSTDLLLGMGVSAISDSWDCFYQNEKILKKYQRRIQEDGHALLRGHKLTGEDLRQRELLLRLSTTGRVDVPAEIFEEVRLYLASMEDDTLIRWDGHTLVLTDLGKPFLRNACTGLDLRLRRKSPESKVFSQSI